The following coding sequences are from one Shewanella eurypsychrophilus window:
- a CDS encoding GNAT family N-acetyltransferase encodes MKMEVLIADYLDEQHGRDIGYLLNHYAEDPMGGGEPLADYVKQNLAQELSKVPHAFSVICYVEGKPAGLINCFEAFSTFKCKPLINIHDIVVVNEFRGLGISQSMLAKVEERAKEKGCCKITLEVLEGNEIARNSYIKFGFDGYELDPNMGKALFWQKVI; translated from the coding sequence ATGAAAATGGAAGTGTTAATTGCAGACTATTTAGATGAGCAGCATGGGAGAGATATTGGTTATCTTCTTAATCACTATGCTGAAGATCCTATGGGTGGGGGAGAGCCGTTAGCTGATTATGTTAAGCAGAATCTGGCTCAGGAATTATCAAAAGTGCCCCATGCTTTTAGCGTGATTTGTTACGTTGAAGGTAAGCCTGCTGGACTGATTAATTGCTTCGAAGCCTTTTCCACTTTTAAGTGTAAACCACTGATAAATATCCACGATATCGTGGTGGTGAATGAGTTCAGAGGACTGGGGATTAGTCAGTCTATGTTGGCTAAAGTTGAAGAGCGAGCCAAAGAGAAAGGCTGCTGTAAAATCACCTTGGAAGTGCTAGAAGGTAACGAAATAGCGCGAAACTCCTATATCAAATTTGGTTTCGACGGTTACGAGCTAGACCCCAATATGGGCAAAGCCCTATTCTGGCAAAAGGTGATTTGA
- a CDS encoding type II toxin-antitoxin system RelE family toxin: protein MTYNLEFKKSALKEWKKLGSTLQQQFKKKLSERLDNPHVPAAKLLGGDNMYKIKLRQSGYRLVYKVQDNIVIVTVLAVGKRERNDVYQKAMKRLDD, encoded by the coding sequence ATGACCTATAACCTTGAATTCAAAAAAAGCGCACTAAAAGAGTGGAAAAAACTGGGTTCCACATTACAGCAGCAATTCAAGAAAAAATTATCTGAACGCCTAGACAATCCGCATGTTCCTGCAGCTAAACTCTTAGGTGGTGACAACATGTATAAAATTAAATTACGTCAATCTGGGTACCGTTTGGTTTACAAAGTTCAAGACAATATTGTTATTGTCACCGTTCTTGCTGTTGGTAAACGAGAACGAAACGATGTATATCAAAAAGCGATGAAAAGATTGGACGATTAA
- a CDS encoding type II toxin-antitoxin system Phd/YefM family antitoxin, giving the protein MTSRILADVAASITEFKANPMKVATSAYGEPVAVLNRNEPAFYCVPAEAYEMMMDKLEDLELLTIAKEREGEESISVNLNDL; this is encoded by the coding sequence ATGACCTCTAGAATTTTAGCCGATGTTGCCGCAAGTATTACTGAGTTTAAAGCTAACCCAATGAAAGTTGCAACTAGCGCATATGGTGAACCCGTTGCTGTACTTAACAGAAATGAACCTGCTTTTTACTGTGTACCCGCAGAAGCCTACGAAATGATGATGGATAAACTCGAAGATCTTGAACTCTTAACAATAGCAAAAGAACGTGAAGGTGAAGAAAGCATTTCGGTAAACCTTAATGACCTATAA
- a CDS encoding YajD family HNH nuclease — MSESKLDRVLAEARNYKAKRETGYREQALKLYPWVCGRCTREFNNANLRELTVHHRDHNHDNNPSDGSNWELLCLYCHDNEHSKFEELIQYGATTETKVDAATYNPFADLKSMLKK; from the coding sequence ATGTCTGAGAGTAAGTTAGATAGAGTGCTGGCAGAGGCCAGAAATTATAAGGCCAAGCGTGAGACTGGCTATCGTGAACAAGCGCTTAAATTATACCCTTGGGTGTGTGGTCGTTGTACTCGTGAATTTAATAACGCCAATTTACGTGAATTGACGGTACATCATCGCGATCATAACCATGATAACAATCCATCTGATGGCTCTAACTGGGAGCTATTGTGTTTGTATTGTCATGATAACGAGCACTCAAAGTTCGAAGAGTTGATTCAATATGGCGCTACGACAGAAACTAAGGTCGATGCTGCAACCTATAATCCGTTTGCCGATCTTAAGAGTATGCTGAAGAAGTAA
- a CDS encoding DUF1289 domain-containing protein: MIQSPCVAKCGLNEEDICMGCYRHIDEIVAWGKADDDYKADVLEKLTPRKATMGEGVNSEIISRQKWQEAEARLETIEV; this comes from the coding sequence ATGATCCAATCCCCTTGTGTCGCAAAATGTGGTTTAAACGAAGAAGATATTTGCATGGGCTGCTACCGACATATCGATGAGATTGTTGCTTGGGGCAAGGCTGATGATGATTACAAAGCCGATGTGTTAGAGAAGCTAACGCCGCGTAAAGCAACCATGGGTGAAGGTGTAAATAGCGAGATTATCAGTCGTCAAAAATGGCAGGAAGCCGAAGCACGATTAGAAACCATTGAAGTTTAG